A region of uncultured Draconibacterium sp. DNA encodes the following proteins:
- a CDS encoding ATP-binding protein: MSSTPIYENFKARLNYLLFDRFDTREKEMRKFHFGTQMGFLVGMLLLIGNSFVGKVPILGYLGLSGIIYGFILLFIFPFVNKVKYLILAKELGLLGIVFYFTYHTGGLLTCGGIILVGIVPVLVSLSFKNYRWIVLVFFIYFISVMYLLIVDKQLPGKDLIPPDWNLYFFATTLLVCTIVLFIFAVLAQRIYTNLERRETEHQKEINDAKTRLYTNITHEFRTPLTVILGLADSAKDNGQNNNPAKMDTIIKNGKNLLQLVDQMLDLSKLESGRMSVNKISANIIPFLKYVFQLQEFYAEEKNISMYFSSEDQSYDVEFDPEKLASVVSNLLSNAIKFTHDGGQISMKVYQADENICMEIKDNGIGIPEEKQETIFDRFYQIDGETTRKEGGAGIGLAITRELVQLLNGTIEVKSSMGIGTVFTVKLPYISGSGKKVVATTFEEEFESDTNEPVQPGFIGRQRLLIVEDNPDVVGYLKACYKNHFFIHTAKDGKEGIHLAIAEIPDIIISDVMMPGLDGFELCKKLKNDFRTSHIPIIFLTAKADIPSRIEGLETGADAYIVKPFNQRELLVRMQKLLELRRKLFRRYSNENGLEFSSDPVIQREDQFFKKLNEIILRNLGDEFFTIQVLCDEMAMSKSQLYRKFSALTSIPAAKYIRTLRMKKAKELLQTTSMNITEVGYEVGMKSVSVFSKVFKEEFGYSPSEYVQKNLSTMNSSGT, translated from the coding sequence ATGAGTTCCACCCCGATTTATGAGAATTTTAAAGCAAGATTAAACTATTTGTTGTTCGACCGTTTTGATACCAGAGAAAAAGAAATGAGAAAATTTCATTTTGGTACGCAAATGGGTTTTCTGGTGGGTATGCTTCTTTTAATAGGTAATTCTTTTGTCGGAAAGGTTCCAATTCTTGGCTATTTGGGATTGAGTGGAATTATCTACGGATTCATCTTACTTTTTATTTTTCCTTTTGTCAATAAAGTGAAGTATTTAATATTGGCAAAGGAACTTGGATTACTGGGCATCGTATTCTATTTCACTTATCATACAGGCGGTCTTTTAACCTGCGGGGGAATCATTCTTGTGGGAATAGTGCCTGTATTGGTATCGCTAAGTTTTAAAAATTACCGTTGGATTGTACTGGTTTTTTTTATCTATTTTATTTCTGTAATGTACCTGCTAATCGTGGATAAACAACTTCCGGGAAAAGATTTAATCCCACCAGACTGGAATCTCTATTTTTTTGCCACAACCTTACTGGTTTGCACCATCGTTCTTTTCATTTTTGCCGTGTTGGCGCAACGAATTTACACAAACCTGGAACGAAGGGAAACAGAGCACCAAAAAGAAATTAATGATGCAAAAACCCGGCTATACACCAACATAACCCACGAGTTCCGTACACCACTTACCGTAATTCTCGGCTTAGCCGATTCGGCTAAAGATAACGGGCAGAACAACAATCCGGCGAAAATGGACACCATTATTAAAAACGGCAAAAACCTGCTTCAACTCGTCGATCAAATGCTGGATCTAAGTAAACTGGAATCGGGCCGGATGTCGGTAAATAAAATAAGTGCCAACATCATTCCTTTCCTGAAATATGTTTTTCAATTGCAGGAATTTTATGCCGAGGAGAAAAATATTTCCATGTACTTTTCGTCTGAGGACCAGTCCTATGATGTTGAATTTGACCCGGAAAAATTGGCATCAGTAGTATCTAACCTCTTGAGTAATGCCATAAAATTTACCCACGATGGCGGACAGATCAGCATGAAAGTGTACCAGGCAGATGAAAATATCTGCATGGAAATTAAGGACAACGGCATTGGAATTCCGGAGGAAAAACAGGAAACCATATTCGACCGTTTTTACCAGATAGATGGTGAAACCACGCGAAAAGAAGGTGGTGCCGGAATTGGCCTGGCCATTACACGCGAACTGGTGCAATTGTTGAATGGCACGATAGAAGTAAAAAGCAGTATGGGAATTGGAACCGTTTTTACGGTTAAACTGCCCTATATTTCCGGTTCAGGTAAAAAAGTTGTGGCAACCACTTTTGAAGAAGAATTTGAATCGGATACCAACGAACCTGTGCAACCCGGTTTTATCGGTCGTCAACGTTTGCTGATTGTTGAAGATAATCCCGATGTAGTTGGCTATCTGAAAGCCTGTTATAAAAACCATTTTTTCATTCATACCGCAAAAGACGGGAAAGAAGGCATTCATCTGGCGATAGCTGAGATACCTGATATTATCATCAGCGATGTGATGATGCCCGGATTGGATGGTTTTGAGTTGTGCAAAAAACTGAAAAACGACTTCCGGACCAGTCATATACCCATCATTTTTTTGACAGCAAAAGCCGATATTCCATCACGCATCGAGGGGCTGGAAACCGGCGCCGATGCCTACATTGTAAAACCTTTCAACCAACGCGAATTGCTGGTGCGGATGCAAAAACTATTGGAACTGAGAAGAAAGCTGTTTCGCCGTTACAGTAACGAAAACGGTCTCGAATTCTCTTCGGACCCTGTGATTCAGCGGGAAGACCAGTTCTTCAAAAAGCTTAATGAGATAATCCTAAGAAACCTGGGGGATGAATTCTTTACCATCCAGGTGCTTTGTGATGAAATGGCCATGAGCAAATCGCAACTGTACCGTAAATTTAGTGCACTTACCAGTATTCCTGCTGCAAAATACATCCGCACCCTGCGCATGAAAAAAGCCAAAGAACTGTTGCAAACCACCTCGATGAACATTACTGAAGTGGGTTACGAAGTAGGTATGAAAAGCGTATCGGTTTTTAGCAAGGTATTCAAAGAAGAGTTTGGTTACAGCCCTTCCGAATATGTACAAAAAAATTTGAGTACAATGAATTCATCCGGCACCTGA
- a CDS encoding AraC family transcriptional regulator, translating to MLDLHSYIRNNSHYKKLTIDDLLFVEYKCVYEETRAGIWSDTNYFVFVTSGKKMWKSIYNEYVVETGDSLFVKKGANLVHQYFEEDYCALMIFIPDDFIKKFMARFTEVVHISSEDISELDSVIRIQLDEYLESYVNSLAYFLEAELVPDKNLLVHKLEELLLNIFTRPLHKNVAKYLHSLSKDQSTQLRQVMEDNFAFNLKLEEFAKLCNMSLSSFKRMFNSVYNTSPGKWLTQKRLDLAAHLLLTSDKTVGQIAFESGFEEPSSFIRVFKQKLNCTPLQYRSVRA from the coding sequence ATGCTTGATCTGCATTCATATATCAGAAATAACAGTCACTATAAAAAGCTAACTATAGATGATTTGCTATTTGTTGAATACAAATGTGTATATGAAGAGACCAGGGCTGGTATTTGGTCGGATACCAATTATTTTGTGTTTGTTACCAGCGGAAAAAAAATGTGGAAAAGCATATATAATGAGTATGTTGTTGAAACAGGTGATTCGTTATTTGTAAAAAAGGGGGCGAATTTAGTTCATCAGTATTTTGAAGAGGATTACTGTGCATTGATGATATTTATTCCTGATGATTTTATTAAAAAATTTATGGCCCGTTTTACTGAAGTTGTTCATATATCATCCGAAGACATATCTGAACTGGATTCTGTAATTCGCATCCAGCTTGACGAGTATCTGGAATCATACGTTAATTCTCTGGCATATTTTCTTGAGGCTGAGCTTGTTCCCGATAAAAATTTGCTGGTTCACAAATTGGAAGAATTGTTGTTAAATATTTTTACCCGCCCATTGCATAAAAATGTTGCCAAATACCTTCATTCCCTCAGCAAAGATCAAAGCACACAGCTGAGGCAGGTAATGGAAGATAATTTTGCCTTTAATCTCAAACTGGAAGAATTTGCAAAACTGTGCAACATGAGTTTGAGCTCTTTTAAAAGAATGTTTAACTCCGTTTATAATACATCTCCCGGCAAGTGGCTAACCCAAAAAAGGCTCGATCTTGCTGCCCACCTTTTGTTAACTTCGGATAAAACGGTAGGCCAGATTGCATTTGAAAGTGGTTTTGAAGAACCCTCCAGTTTTATTCGTGTATTCAAACAAAAACTTAATTGTACTCCGCTTCAGTATCGATCAGTTAGAGCCTAA
- a CDS encoding NmrA/HSCARG family protein: MNEKKVIAVIGATGAQGGGLVRAILNDKNGEFQARAITRNAGSDKAKALANMGAEVVEANVDDKESLVKAFDGAYGAFCVTFFWEHFSPEKEKAHAKNMAEAAKEADIKHIIWSTLEDTRKWVPLDDDRMPTLMEQYKVPHFDAKGESNVFFENSGVPYTLLQTSFYWDNFIYFGMGPQKGPDGKLSITLPMGEKKLPGIAAADIGKSVYGIFAAGKKYQGETISIAGEHLTGQQMANSFSKALGVDVAFNDVPPSVYRSFGFPGAEDLGNMFQFNRDFEEYFSGVRNIKQTKSLNPELLSFDDWLDANKEKIELK; the protein is encoded by the coding sequence ATGAATGAAAAAAAGGTTATTGCAGTTATAGGAGCCACCGGAGCACAGGGTGGTGGTTTGGTCCGTGCTATATTAAACGACAAAAACGGAGAATTTCAGGCCCGGGCCATAACCCGTAATGCAGGTTCAGATAAAGCGAAAGCATTGGCTAATATGGGAGCTGAAGTCGTAGAAGCTAATGTCGATGATAAAGAAAGCCTGGTTAAAGCCTTCGATGGAGCATATGGTGCCTTTTGTGTAACATTTTTCTGGGAACATTTTTCCCCCGAAAAGGAAAAAGCGCATGCTAAAAACATGGCTGAAGCAGCCAAAGAAGCCGACATAAAACATATTATATGGTCAACACTTGAGGATACACGAAAGTGGGTACCACTCGATGATGATCGAATGCCAACGCTTATGGAACAATATAAAGTTCCTCACTTTGATGCAAAGGGAGAATCCAATGTATTTTTTGAAAACAGCGGAGTTCCATACACCTTACTACAGACCTCATTTTATTGGGACAATTTCATTTATTTTGGCATGGGGCCACAAAAAGGCCCTGACGGGAAACTGTCCATAACACTGCCAATGGGAGAAAAGAAACTTCCAGGTATAGCTGCAGCTGATATTGGCAAATCCGTATATGGAATTTTTGCAGCAGGTAAAAAATATCAAGGCGAAACGATTTCTATTGCCGGAGAGCATTTAACAGGTCAACAAATGGCCAATTCGTTCTCAAAAGCGCTTGGAGTGGATGTCGCATTTAATGATGTTCCACCCTCTGTCTACAGAAGTTTTGGATTCCCGGGAGCAGAAGACCTTGGTAATATGTTTCAGTTTAATCGTGATTTTGAAGAATATTTTTCCGGGGTAAGAAATATTAAGCAAACAAAATCGTTGAATCCGGAACTGCTTTCATTTGATGATTGGCTCGATGCTAACAAAGAAAAAATAGAATTGAAATAA
- a CDS encoding PadR family transcriptional regulator has protein sequence MKLENTKAQMRKGVLEYCILLVCKQEPVYAVNVIKGLRDANMIVVEGTVYPLLTRLKNDGLLSYRWEESTQGPPRKYYELTEKGRHVLQELEDSWGELVDAVGRVKTNRA, from the coding sequence ATGAAATTAGAGAATACAAAAGCACAAATGAGAAAAGGGGTATTGGAATACTGTATCTTACTTGTTTGTAAACAAGAGCCGGTGTATGCAGTGAATGTTATCAAAGGTTTACGTGATGCCAATATGATAGTAGTGGAAGGTACTGTTTATCCGTTACTTACCCGGCTAAAGAATGACGGTTTATTATCCTACCGCTGGGAAGAATCGACCCAGGGACCACCCCGAAAATATTATGAACTCACCGAAAAAGGCAGACACGTTTTACAAGAGTTGGAAGACTCATGGGGTGAATTAGTTGACGCTGTTGGAAGAGTCAAAACAAACAGGGCATAA
- a CDS encoding PspC domain-containing protein — MKRTLTINISGTVFHIEEDAYEALQKYMVLLKNYFGKDDDGKEIFADIEARIAEIFTEKSGKKNQAITLEWVEELIETLGTPENFSEEAGEEEPLAGHKSRKRKLYRDPEQTIIAGVCGGLAAYFDMDPVVIRLIVVLLALFTSGAGLLVYLLLWVIVPKAVTTTQRLEMKGEEVTIKNIEKFLKDEVDAVKESYKKIKKSKFFSKGKA; from the coding sequence ATGAAAAGGACATTGACAATAAACATAAGCGGGACTGTATTTCATATTGAAGAAGACGCATATGAGGCCTTACAGAAATACATGGTATTACTGAAAAATTATTTTGGTAAAGATGATGACGGCAAAGAAATTTTCGCTGATATTGAAGCGAGGATAGCAGAGATTTTTACAGAAAAATCGGGCAAGAAAAACCAGGCGATTACTTTGGAGTGGGTAGAGGAACTCATCGAGACACTCGGTACACCCGAAAATTTTTCGGAGGAGGCAGGTGAAGAAGAACCATTGGCAGGACATAAATCGCGCAAGAGAAAACTTTATCGCGATCCTGAACAAACAATTATCGCAGGAGTCTGTGGTGGTCTGGCTGCTTATTTTGACATGGATCCGGTGGTTATCAGATTAATAGTTGTATTGCTTGCACTGTTTACATCAGGGGCAGGACTATTGGTTTATTTGCTTCTTTGGGTAATTGTTCCAAAGGCTGTAACTACAACACAGCGACTTGAAATGAAAGGCGAGGAGGTAACCATTAAAAACATTGAGAAATTTTTGAAAGATGAAGTGGATGCTGTAAAAGAGAGTTATAAGAAAATCAAAAAATCCAAATTCTTTTCAAAAGGAAAAGCTTAA
- a CDS encoding ABC transporter permease — MIKNILKTAIRHIFKYFGYSFLNIIGLTLGITSSLFLIIYVADELSYDNYHEKADRIYRVSSTITEPDDQFTWIVAQIPFGPQVAQDYPEVESFVRFINMPRQLYKYEDNEYNEDNFYYADSTLFSIFSYNVIEGDAIAAVSEPNKIALTEKVALKYFGNTNAIGKTLTAGANSYEVVAILENVPSNSHFRFDAIAARNNLPKQLGSWGNFGVFTYLLLPDNIDVKAFETKLDDMYDNYMKSIFEAMNITIKYSLEPLKDIHLYSTNASEPEPTGSITYVYIFGIVAFFLVLIAAMNYMNLATARSAKRAKEVGLRKVAGTSRGPLLFQFLAESVFLTLVSLLFSIVLVIILLHQFNIVAGKSFDLSILISPIFLAALFSIVLIIGILGGCYPAFYLSRFNPGAVLKGEVTQGASGSSFRKVLVVIQFSISVIMIICTLVVYNQLNFLKTMDQGFDQENVISLRLDGEMINKYPVLKTSLLNHPGIKYVSSTNTPIGEGSGKLVFNVETNQGMMEKGVNFSVVDHDFIDALGIKISEGRNFRQDMRSDTLQAVIVNETFVKRMAWSKALGKKIQLGQNAGALNARVVGVMADYHQTGMYNETESLLLAYRINNNIVYIKINEDETDKTLSHIETQWNEVFPDKPFEYTFLEERFNNQFEADEKRGVIFTLFTILAIIIACLGLFGLVSYMVEQRTKEIGVRKTFGANEISILELIIKYFLKLALIAIIIALPIAYYFMSRWLENYVYRTKISIYLLIIAALSTVLISIITISFKAYQAANLNPAESVKMRS, encoded by the coding sequence ATGATAAAAAATATTTTAAAAACGGCGATCAGACATATTTTTAAGTATTTTGGATACAGCTTTTTAAATATTATTGGTCTTACTCTGGGGATTACAAGCTCGCTCTTTTTGATAATTTATGTTGCCGATGAGCTTAGTTACGATAATTATCACGAAAAAGCTGATCGCATTTATCGTGTTTCTTCAACAATAACGGAACCCGATGACCAATTTACATGGATTGTTGCCCAGATTCCGTTTGGACCCCAGGTTGCACAAGATTATCCCGAAGTTGAGTCTTTTGTACGATTTATAAATATGCCCCGTCAATTGTATAAGTATGAAGACAATGAATATAACGAGGATAATTTCTATTACGCAGACTCAACACTGTTTAGTATTTTCAGTTATAATGTAATCGAGGGAGATGCAATAGCTGCTGTATCAGAACCCAATAAAATAGCACTTACTGAAAAAGTAGCGCTAAAATATTTTGGGAATACTAATGCCATCGGGAAAACATTAACTGCCGGAGCTAATTCTTATGAGGTTGTAGCAATACTTGAAAATGTTCCGTCCAATTCTCATTTTCGTTTTGATGCTATTGCGGCCCGAAATAATCTACCGAAACAATTGGGCAGTTGGGGGAATTTTGGCGTTTTTACCTATTTGTTATTGCCTGATAATATTGACGTAAAAGCATTTGAGACGAAACTTGACGATATGTACGATAACTATATGAAGTCGATATTTGAAGCAATGAATATTACCATAAAATATAGTTTAGAGCCATTAAAAGATATTCATCTATATTCAACTAATGCTAGCGAACCAGAACCAACCGGAAGCATAACTTATGTATATATTTTTGGGATAGTGGCGTTTTTTCTGGTATTAATTGCGGCAATGAATTATATGAACCTGGCAACGGCACGGTCGGCCAAAAGAGCGAAAGAAGTTGGTTTAAGAAAAGTAGCAGGAACGAGTAGGGGACCACTACTTTTTCAGTTTCTTGCAGAATCTGTTTTTCTCACTTTGGTTTCACTTCTTTTTAGTATTGTTCTTGTTATTATTCTATTGCACCAGTTCAATATTGTTGCAGGTAAATCATTCGATCTTAGTATTCTTATAAGTCCGATATTTTTAGCGGCACTTTTTAGTATTGTTTTAATTATTGGTATTCTTGGCGGGTGTTATCCTGCATTTTATTTATCTCGATTCAACCCTGGCGCTGTACTTAAGGGCGAAGTAACTCAGGGAGCTTCAGGTAGCTCTTTCCGAAAAGTTTTGGTGGTTATTCAATTCTCCATTTCTGTGATAATGATTATTTGCACCTTGGTTGTCTATAATCAATTGAATTTCTTAAAAACAATGGATCAGGGATTCGATCAGGAGAATGTAATTAGCTTAAGACTGGACGGAGAAATGATAAATAAATACCCCGTTTTAAAAACATCATTACTAAATCATCCGGGGATAAAATATGTTAGTTCAACAAATACACCTATTGGTGAGGGATCGGGTAAATTAGTATTCAATGTTGAAACTAACCAGGGAATGATGGAAAAGGGAGTAAACTTTAGTGTTGTTGACCACGATTTTATCGATGCACTTGGAATTAAAATTTCTGAAGGAAGAAACTTTAGACAGGATATGCGATCGGATACACTTCAAGCCGTTATTGTTAATGAAACCTTTGTTAAACGTATGGCCTGGAGCAAAGCACTTGGAAAAAAAATACAGTTGGGACAAAATGCAGGTGCTTTAAATGCAAGAGTTGTTGGTGTTATGGCAGATTACCATCAAACCGGTATGTATAATGAAACGGAATCGCTGCTTCTTGCCTACCGAATTAATAACAACATCGTATACATAAAAATTAATGAAGACGAAACAGATAAAACACTTAGTCATATCGAAACTCAATGGAATGAGGTGTTTCCTGATAAGCCGTTTGAATATACTTTTTTAGAAGAAAGGTTTAATAATCAGTTTGAAGCAGACGAAAAGAGGGGCGTTATTTTTACTTTATTTACTATTCTCGCCATAATAATAGCATGTTTGGGGCTTTTTGGCTTGGTATCGTATATGGTTGAACAAAGAACAAAGGAAATTGGAGTAAGAAAGACATTTGGTGCAAATGAAATTTCAATTCTGGAACTAATTATTAAGTATTTCCTGAAGCTTGCACTTATTGCGATTATTATAGCATTACCAATCGCCTATTACTTTATGAGTAGATGGTTGGAAAACTATGTGTACAGAACAAAAATTAGTATTTATCTTTTGATTATTGCAGCATTATCAACCGTTCTCATTTCTATAATAACCATAAGTTTCAAAGCGTATCAGGCTGCCAATCTTAATCCCGCTGAGTCAGTAAAAATGCGATCGTAA